One region of Streptomyces davaonensis JCM 4913 genomic DNA includes:
- a CDS encoding adenylosuccinate lyase has product MDEELRSLTERLRRESGGGAGFERLLAAGDLDELAEALIAPGQSLWARELAAFRLGLAGDRRAFESLVLLLNHRDPQRCASAAHALARLGDPRTARAAAALATNELRVAYALHPVRLLVELRAPEAVPALITTLERRLRPHDPYRRVALACVEGLGTLGDARARTVLSEALAHPALAEAAVHALARIPRQR; this is encoded by the coding sequence ATGGACGAAGAGTTGCGATCACTCACGGAGCGCTTACGGCGGGAGTCCGGCGGCGGCGCCGGGTTCGAGCGGCTGCTGGCGGCCGGGGATCTCGACGAGCTGGCCGAGGCGCTGATCGCGCCGGGGCAGTCGCTGTGGGCACGTGAGCTGGCCGCGTTCCGGCTCGGACTCGCGGGCGACCGGCGGGCGTTCGAGTCCCTCGTCCTGCTGCTGAACCACCGCGACCCACAGCGCTGCGCGTCCGCGGCCCACGCCCTGGCCCGGCTCGGCGACCCGCGCACCGCCCGAGCGGCGGCCGCCCTGGCCACCAACGAACTGCGGGTCGCCTACGCCCTGCACCCGGTCCGTCTGCTGGTGGAGCTGCGGGCCCCCGAGGCCGTCCCCGCGCTGATCACCACCCTGGAGCGGCGGCTGCGCCCGCACGACCCCTATCGCCGGGTGGCGCTCGCCTGCGTCGAGGGCCTCGGCACCCTCGGCGACGCCCGCGCCCGAACCGTCCTGAGCGAGGCACTGGCCCATCCGGCCCTGGCGGAGGCGGCGGTGCACGCGCTGGCGCGGATCCCTAGGCAGCGATGA
- a CDS encoding RidA family protein encodes MSDLTRIPAPEGVAPAQQYSHVVIGTGRFVAVAGQLPLDEKGELVGPDDPAAQARQVFENLRRCLAAAGATFEDVVKLTFFVTDMADLPAIRAARAEHIPDDRLPAASAVQVAGLVRPEFRMEIEAFAVVAE; translated from the coding sequence ATGAGCGACCTGACAAGGATCCCCGCCCCCGAAGGGGTGGCCCCCGCCCAGCAGTACAGCCATGTGGTCATCGGCACCGGCCGCTTCGTGGCCGTCGCCGGCCAGCTGCCGCTGGACGAGAAGGGCGAGTTGGTGGGGCCGGACGACCCCGCCGCCCAGGCCCGTCAGGTCTTCGAGAACCTCCGACGCTGTCTGGCCGCCGCCGGGGCGACCTTCGAGGACGTCGTCAAACTCACCTTCTTCGTCACGGACATGGCGGACCTGCCCGCGATCCGCGCGGCCCGTGCCGAGCACATACCCGACGACCGGCTGCCCGCGGCGTCGGCCGTCCAGGTGGCGGGCCTGGTCCGGCCCGAGTTCCGGATGGAGATCGAGGCGTTCGCGGTGGTGGCCGAGTGA
- a CDS encoding GNAT family N-acetyltransferase: MSAIRVRDMVYADCDRVAEIRIGGWRTAYRGLMPQSHLDALSVAEDAERRRARFIDLADSVVNLIAERDGTTTGWACHGPYREGDTRTGDAELYAIYVDPAHYCDGIGHALLEESVRRCSAAGHARMFLWVLKENTGARRFYERAGFRPDGAEEPFEVDGVAVPEVRYVRELIAA, from the coding sequence GTGAGCGCGATCCGGGTGCGGGACATGGTGTACGCCGACTGCGACCGGGTCGCCGAGATACGCATCGGCGGCTGGCGTACCGCTTACCGGGGCCTGATGCCGCAGAGTCACCTCGACGCGCTGAGCGTCGCGGAGGACGCCGAGCGCCGCCGCGCCCGGTTCATCGACCTCGCCGACAGTGTGGTGAACCTGATCGCCGAGCGGGACGGCACCACAACGGGCTGGGCCTGCCACGGCCCCTACCGCGAGGGCGACACCCGGACCGGGGACGCCGAGCTGTACGCGATCTATGTCGACCCCGCCCACTACTGCGACGGCATCGGCCACGCCCTCCTGGAGGAGTCCGTACGCCGCTGCTCGGCCGCCGGTCACGCCCGGATGTTCCTGTGGGTGCTGAAGGAGAACACCGGTGCCCGCCGCTTCTACGAGCGGGCCGGTTTCCGCCCGGACGGCGCCGAGGAGCCCTTCGAGGTGGACGGGGTGGCGGTACCGGAGGTGCGGTACGTCAGAGAACTCATCGCTGCCTAG